The Astyanax mexicanus isolate ESR-SI-001 chromosome 12, AstMex3_surface, whole genome shotgun sequence genome window below encodes:
- the hes2.2 gene encoding transcription factor HES-2.2: protein MTPHAPPSTVAMRKEALELRKTLKPLVEKRRRARINDSLHQLKTLILPLVGKEKCRYSKLEKADILEMTVRFLTDIPATPKKDVADNYKEGYKACLQRVSALLPRTGLDHEAGRRVTEFMQRAMPSSSPACQHCSGHGAPATPQTPQQRLRSLQATVSRSESRASVVVPVSGAPVWRPW, encoded by the exons ATGACTCCTCACGCACCGCCCAGCACTGTCGCCATGAGGAAAGAAGCGCTCGAGCTCAGAAAGACCCTCAAACCGCTGGTGGAGAAGAGAAGGCGCGCTCGCATTAACGACAGCCTGCACCAGCTCAAGACCCTCATCCTCCCTTTGGTGGGAAAAGAG aaatgCCGATATTCCAAGCTTGAAAAAGCTGATATTCTGGAAATGACCGTCAGATTCCTGACTGATATCCCTGCCACTCcgaaaaaag ATGTTGCAGATAACTATAAAGAAGGTTATAAAGCTTGCCTTCAGCGCGTCTCAGCGCTACTCCCGCGCACCGGCCTAGACCATGAGGCAGGTCGCCGAGTGACCGAGTTCATGCAGCGGGCGATGCCCTCCTCCAGCCCGGCGTGCCAGCACTGCAGCGGCCACGGCGCTCCTGCTACCCCCCAAACCCCGCAGCAGCGCCTCCGCAGCCTCCAGGCTACCGTCTCCAGAAGTGAAAGCCGGGCAAGCGTTGTCGTCCCGGTCTCTGGAGCCCCCGTGTGGAGGCCTTGGTAG
- the LOC103027912 gene encoding transcription factor HES-2 → MTPSIISTSSHSYSSPMTVAQRKEANELRKTLKPLMEKRRRARINDSLNKLKALIVPLVGKDTSRYSKLEKADVLEMTVRFLRDLPSSPVKDQADSYKEGYKACLQRVSALLPQTGLDRETGLRVTEFMQRAMPSSSSPECQHCSGHSASASPQTPHQQRLRSLQAIVAPAPSSSHPQPAPQALSSNMWRPW, encoded by the exons ATGACTCCAAGCATTATCAGCACCTCCAGCCACTCATACAGCTCTCCAATGACGGTGGCCCAGAGAAAAGAGGCCAACGAACTGAGAAAG ACTCTCAAACCATTGATGGAAAAAAGAAGGCGCGCTCGCATCAACGACAGCCTCAACAAGCTGAAGGCGCTCATAGTTCCTCTGGTGGGCAAAGAT ACATCTCGTTATTCAAAGCTCGAGAAAGCAGATGTTCTTGAAATGACCGTCAGGTTTCTCCGAGATCTTCCCTCATCACCAGTTAAAG ATCAAGCAGACAGCTACAAAGAAGGTTATAAAGCCTGTCTTCAGCGCGTCTCCGCGCTCCTCCCGCAAACCGGCCTGGACCGAGAGACAGGGCTCCGGGTGACCGAGTTCATGCAGCGGGCGATGCCCTCCTCCTCCAGCCCGGAGTGCCAGCACTGCAGCGGCCACAGCGCCTCCGCGTCTCCGCAGACCCCGCACCAGCAGCGCCTCCGCAGTCTCCAGGCAATCGTGGCTCCAGCGCCCAGCTCCAGCCACCCTCAGCCCGCTCCACAGGCTCTCTCCAGCAACATGTGGAGACCCTGGTAG